A single genomic interval of Antechinus flavipes isolate AdamAnt ecotype Samford, QLD, Australia chromosome 1, AdamAnt_v2, whole genome shotgun sequence harbors:
- the LOC127544126 gene encoding uncharacterized protein LOC127544126 has product MQPHKPQYFRESGEQRCPCTPPQVLDMPIYLCHLGLGSPSFPVSPPPSPPRRGASKPPFSLFFLFLRNAQAPGAKNNQGSGERRVPTAQISDREGGWRRRGRPMQRIARRRRQPRCCGRQLKNGSRKLLLTMNEGIRFTRQGPPAKLGFPAGFSNHICIPPPSSQPLAASTAHWLPHTPPHPQSRSPARAFQSLIGRGASRLPRRQGFYLHT; this is encoded by the exons ATGCAGCCCCACAAGCCCCAGTACTTTAGGGAGTCAGGGGAGCAGAGATGCCCCTGCACTCCACCCCAAGTCCTGGACATGCCCATATACCTATGCCATCTCGGCCTGGGGAG tcCGAGTTTCCCGGTCTCTCCTCCGCCTTCTCCTCCCCGCCGGGGCGCTTCCAagccccctttctctcttttctttttatttctccgcAATGCACAGGCCCCGGGGGCCAAAAATAATCAGGGCTCCGGAGAGAGGAGGGTCCCAACAGCACAGATATCAGACCGTGAGGGGGGATGGAGGCGGCGGGGGCGGCCGATGCAACGGATTGCGAGGAGGCGGCGGCAGCCCCGGTGCTGCGGCCGGCAGCTGAAAAATGGCTCCAGGAAGCTGCTGCTGACAATGAATGAAGGGATACGGTTTACGCGCCAAGGTCCTCCCGCGAAACTCGGATTTCCCGCCGGCTTTTCAAATCACATCTGCATACCCCCGCCCAGTAGCCAGCCCCTGGCAGCCTCCACAGCCCATTGGCTTCCCCAcacccctccccatccccaatcCCGGAGTCCAGCCAGGGCCTTCCAATCTCTTATTGGCCGAGGTGCATCACGGTTACCGAGGCGACAGGGGTTTTATTTGCATACGTAG